A region of Flocculibacter collagenilyticus DNA encodes the following proteins:
- a CDS encoding M48 family metallopeptidase, translated as MKHTQYLFIPLLSTVLLAGCAESPTGRKQLKLFSESNLQKMGVDAFDEMKESTKLSTNPKHLARANCVANSITAKVGKEVFNGTWEVKVFDDEQVNAFALPGGKIGIYTGLLKVAETNDQLAAVVGHEVGHVIAEHGNERMSTSAVAQMGLQVADTVLTANDVGGKAQWMSALGLGMQVGFTLPFSRTHESEADLIGLELMAKAGFNPKEAVQLWKNMDKAAGGKRPPELLSTHPAPQTRIEDLQKNMQPVLKIYKSAPKNNCA; from the coding sequence ATGAAACACACTCAATACCTATTCATCCCCTTACTTTCCACCGTATTACTTGCGGGTTGTGCAGAGTCGCCTACTGGCAGAAAGCAGTTAAAACTATTTTCTGAATCAAACCTTCAAAAAATGGGTGTTGATGCATTTGATGAAATGAAAGAAAGCACTAAGCTATCAACCAATCCAAAGCATTTAGCTAGAGCAAACTGTGTTGCGAACTCAATTACTGCAAAGGTTGGAAAAGAGGTATTTAACGGCACTTGGGAAGTAAAAGTGTTTGATGATGAACAAGTGAATGCATTTGCGCTTCCTGGTGGGAAAATAGGCATTTACACAGGTTTATTAAAAGTAGCTGAAACTAATGATCAACTCGCAGCTGTTGTGGGGCACGAAGTCGGCCACGTAATTGCAGAACATGGTAACGAACGTATGTCGACCAGTGCGGTAGCACAAATGGGCTTACAAGTGGCTGATACGGTGTTAACCGCGAACGATGTGGGTGGCAAAGCGCAGTGGATGTCTGCACTTGGTTTAGGTATGCAGGTTGGTTTCACTTTACCATTTAGTCGCACACACGAAAGTGAAGCAGATTTAATTGGCTTAGAGTTAATGGCAAAAGCAGGGTTTAATCCTAAAGAAGCTGTTCAGCTATGGAAAAATATGGATAAAGCAGCAGGAGGCAAACGCCCACCAGAATTATTATCAACTCACCCAGCGCCACAAACACGGATTGAAGATCTACAAAAAAATATGCAACCCGTGCTAAAAATATACAAGTCAGCGCCTAAAAATAACTGTGCTTAA
- the parC gene encoding DNA topoisomerase IV subunit A: MTDMNDLSLDGVEQLPLRRFTEEAYLNYSMYVIMDRALPHIGDGLKPVQRRIVYAMSELGLSALAKYKKSARTVGDVLGKYHPHGDSACYEAMVLMAQPFSYRYPLVDGQGNWGAADDPKSFAAMRYTEARLSKFSEVLLSELGQGTVDWLPNFDGTLNEPKNLPARLPHILLNGVTGIAVGMATDIPPHNVREVVAGCLHVLDSPKCTTEELMEHVNGPDFPTEAEIITPRKDIQKIYETGRGSIKMRAVYIVEQGEIVITALPHQTSGAKVLEQIAQQMQAKKLPMVTDLRDESDHENPTRIVIVPRSNRIDIEQLMAHIFATTDLEKNYRVNLNMLGLDGRPQVKDLKMILSEWLRFRRETVTKRLQYRLDKVLARLHILEGLLVAFLNIDEVIEIIRNNDKPKPVLIERFGISEIQAEAILELKLRHLAKLEEVKIRGEQDELAKERDQIESTLGSAAKMTRLIKKELKEAAEKYGDERRSPLVERGEAKALTEKELMPSESVTVVLSEKGWARCAKGHDVDAQALSYKAGDSYRSSAQGKSNQPAVFLDTSGRGFATDAHGLPSARSQGEPLTGRFNLAAGVNFEHVLMGNDDHYYLMASDAGYGFIVKFADLVSRNKNGKAVVSLPKGAKLLPPSPVQNVENDLCLAISNEGRMLVFPLADLPQLSKGKGNKIISIPSARAASREEFVSVLTAIPSDSAITLYAGKRKLTLKPSDIEHYRGERGRRGNKLPRGLQRVESIAIDAVENNTEETV, translated from the coding sequence ATGACTGATATGAATGATTTAAGCCTCGATGGAGTAGAGCAATTGCCATTAAGGCGATTTACAGAAGAAGCTTATTTAAACTATTCAATGTACGTAATTATGGATCGAGCATTACCGCATATTGGTGATGGCTTGAAGCCAGTACAACGACGCATTGTGTATGCAATGTCGGAACTGGGACTATCTGCGCTTGCTAAATATAAGAAGTCTGCAAGAACAGTTGGTGATGTACTTGGTAAATATCACCCTCATGGAGACTCGGCTTGTTATGAAGCCATGGTGCTAATGGCTCAGCCTTTTTCTTATCGATATCCTTTAGTTGACGGCCAAGGAAACTGGGGGGCGGCGGACGATCCAAAGTCATTTGCTGCGATGCGTTATACTGAAGCTCGGTTATCAAAATTCTCTGAAGTATTATTATCTGAACTTGGTCAAGGTACGGTTGATTGGTTGCCTAATTTCGATGGCACATTAAATGAGCCTAAAAACTTGCCTGCTCGCCTCCCTCATATTCTATTAAATGGGGTTACGGGAATTGCAGTAGGTATGGCGACCGATATTCCACCCCATAATGTACGTGAGGTGGTAGCGGGGTGCCTGCATGTGCTTGATAGCCCTAAATGCACCACAGAAGAGTTAATGGAACACGTTAACGGGCCAGACTTTCCTACCGAAGCTGAAATCATCACGCCAAGAAAAGATATTCAAAAAATTTATGAGACAGGACGTGGCAGCATAAAAATGCGTGCCGTGTATATTGTTGAGCAGGGTGAAATAGTTATTACTGCGTTGCCGCATCAAACGTCGGGTGCAAAAGTTCTCGAGCAAATAGCGCAGCAAATGCAGGCGAAAAAATTGCCTATGGTCACAGATTTACGTGATGAATCTGATCATGAAAACCCGACTAGAATAGTGATTGTTCCGCGTTCTAATCGAATTGATATTGAACAGTTAATGGCGCATATTTTTGCAACTACCGACCTTGAGAAAAACTATCGCGTTAACTTAAATATGCTTGGCCTTGATGGCAGACCACAAGTTAAAGACTTAAAAATGATTCTGTCTGAGTGGTTGCGTTTTCGCCGTGAAACGGTAACGAAACGACTTCAGTACCGTTTAGACAAAGTATTAGCGCGTTTACATATTTTAGAAGGCTTATTGGTTGCATTCTTAAATATTGACGAAGTTATTGAAATAATAAGAAATAACGATAAGCCCAAACCCGTATTAATTGAGCGGTTTGGTATTTCAGAGATTCAAGCAGAAGCTATTTTAGAGCTTAAATTACGTCATTTAGCGAAACTTGAAGAAGTAAAAATTCGTGGCGAGCAAGACGAGCTGGCGAAAGAGCGTGATCAAATTGAATCGACTCTGGGTTCAGCAGCTAAAATGACGCGATTAATTAAAAAAGAATTAAAAGAAGCGGCAGAAAAGTACGGTGATGAGCGCCGCTCTCCACTAGTTGAACGTGGTGAAGCGAAAGCATTAACTGAAAAGGAGTTGATGCCGAGCGAGTCAGTGACGGTTGTATTGTCAGAGAAAGGCTGGGCACGTTGTGCAAAAGGGCACGATGTTGATGCCCAAGCTCTAAGCTATAAAGCAGGCGACAGTTATCGCTCGTCGGCACAAGGTAAAAGCAATCAACCCGCTGTATTTTTAGATACCAGTGGACGAGGCTTTGCTACGGATGCGCACGGCTTACCGTCTGCACGCAGTCAAGGAGAGCCGCTAACAGGCCGATTTAATTTAGCCGCAGGTGTTAACTTTGAACACGTATTAATGGGCAATGACGACCATTATTATTTAATGGCATCAGACGCAGGTTATGGTTTTATTGTAAAGTTTGCAGATTTAGTTAGCCGTAACAAAAATGGTAAAGCGGTCGTGTCATTACCCAAAGGCGCTAAGTTATTACCGCCTTCACCAGTACAGAATGTAGAAAATGACCTATGTTTAGCCATTTCTAATGAAGGACGAATGCTTGTATTCCCACTGGCCGACTTACCTCAACTGAGTAAAGGCAAAGGTAATAAGATTATTTCTATTCCTTCAGCGCGCGCTGCAAGCCGTGAAGAATTTGTTAGCGTGTTAACCGCAATCCCTAGCGATAGCGCAATCACGCTTTATGCAGGTAAGCGTAAGTTAACGTTAAAACCCTCTGATATTGAACATTATCGCGGGGAGCGAGGGCGAAGAGGGAATAAGTTACCACGCGGCCTTCAGCGCGTTGAAAGTATTGCCATAGATGCGGTTGAAAACAATACAGAAGAGACGGTTTAA